In a single window of the Tellurirhabdus bombi genome:
- a CDS encoding polysaccharide biosynthesis/export family protein encodes MRLKHGYLISLLLTLLSSCVSQKEIAYFQNKGAGLPSQRIAISNRYTPVIQAGDLLSIYVNSINPEASSIFNPYAAAPLATPPTQTPETASSLGYLVDNQGKVSLPLLGKVTLAGLTTAQAREQIEEKLKAFLKEPTVNIRFLNYKISVLGEVTRPSMFTIPNEQITLLEALSLAGDITIYGRRDNVLVIRETNGEREFARVNLTKRDLFQSPFYYLHPNDVIYVQPGKARAASADRFYLLIPAVASVLSLVAIIARR; translated from the coding sequence ATGCGATTGAAACACGGGTATCTGATAAGCCTACTTCTAACTCTTCTCTCTTCCTGTGTTTCGCAAAAAGAAATCGCTTATTTTCAGAATAAAGGGGCTGGCCTGCCTAGCCAGCGGATTGCCATTTCCAATCGGTATACACCCGTCATCCAGGCGGGCGATCTGCTTTCTATTTACGTCAACAGCATAAACCCGGAAGCAAGCAGCATCTTCAATCCTTATGCCGCCGCCCCGCTAGCGACTCCTCCTACTCAAACGCCCGAGACAGCCAGCAGCCTTGGCTACCTGGTTGATAACCAGGGCAAAGTTAGCCTTCCCCTGTTGGGTAAGGTCACACTGGCGGGACTCACTACCGCCCAGGCCCGGGAGCAAATCGAAGAAAAATTAAAAGCCTTTTTAAAAGAGCCTACCGTCAACATTCGCTTTCTGAACTACAAAATATCCGTTTTAGGAGAAGTGACCCGGCCTTCCATGTTTACAATTCCTAATGAACAGATTACTTTACTGGAAGCGCTTAGCCTGGCTGGTGACATCACCATCTATGGTCGCCGCGACAATGTGCTGGTAATCCGCGAAACCAACGGAGAGCGGGAATTTGCCCGGGTTAATCTCACCAAGCGCGATTTATTCCAGTCGCCTTTTTATTACCTTCACCCTAACGACGTAATCTACGTGCAGCCGGGCAAAGCGCGCGCCGCTTCAGCCGACCGGTTTTACCTGCTTATTCCCGCCGTTGCCAGCGTTTTATCCCTCGTTGCGATTATTGCGCGGCGGTAA
- a CDS encoding bifunctional heptose 7-phosphate kinase/heptose 1-phosphate adenyltransferase, whose translation MTPVTDMTIDEVFSAFNDLRVLIIGDVMLDAYVWGKVERISPEAPVPVVTVQRRELRLGGAGNVLLNVQALGAEAIICSVIGTDEPGDRLVGQLCDRGLNCDGLIRSDSRITTIKERIIAGSQQVVRVDTETDKLILEDERNQLIAKAKELIPTCQVIIFEDYDKGVLSKEAIAEITAFANEQGIPTVVDPKKRNFLDYHYTTLFKPNLKELKEGLKIDFDVDKPEEFLTAVEALKNQLNLKGALITLSERGVFIDYNDEKHQLPAHIRHISDVSGAGDTVISIAACCVALGLPPKLIAGLSNLGGGLVCESVGVVPINKQQLKIEAIKENLGQNGRSAG comes from the coding sequence ATGACTCCGGTCACTGATATGACCATTGACGAGGTGTTCTCTGCGTTCAACGACCTGCGGGTTTTGATTATCGGAGACGTGATGCTGGATGCTTACGTATGGGGAAAAGTAGAGCGCATTTCGCCCGAAGCCCCCGTGCCCGTAGTAACTGTTCAGCGCCGTGAATTACGCTTGGGTGGAGCAGGCAATGTGCTGCTCAATGTACAGGCCTTGGGGGCGGAAGCCATCATTTGTTCTGTAATTGGGACCGATGAGCCGGGTGACCGCCTGGTTGGCCAGCTTTGCGACCGTGGGCTTAACTGCGATGGCCTGATCCGCAGCGATTCACGCATTACCACCATTAAAGAACGGATTATTGCCGGCTCACAACAGGTTGTCCGCGTAGATACCGAAACGGATAAGTTAATCCTGGAAGACGAGCGCAACCAACTCATTGCCAAGGCTAAAGAGCTAATTCCGACCTGTCAGGTAATCATTTTCGAGGACTACGACAAGGGGGTACTTAGTAAAGAAGCCATTGCTGAAATTACAGCGTTCGCCAATGAGCAGGGCATCCCAACGGTGGTTGATCCTAAGAAGCGCAACTTCCTTGACTATCATTATACGACGCTTTTCAAGCCCAATCTGAAAGAGCTGAAAGAAGGGCTTAAAATTGATTTCGATGTCGATAAACCGGAAGAATTTCTAACGGCGGTTGAAGCGCTCAAAAATCAGTTGAATTTGAAAGGGGCCTTGATCACGCTGTCGGAGCGGGGCGTTTTTATTGATTACAATGACGAAAAACACCAGCTTCCGGCGCATATTCGGCACATTTCCGATGTATCGGGGGCTGGAGATACCGTTATCAGTATTGCCGCTTGTTGCGTAGCTTTGGGCTTGCCGCCTAAACTAATCGCGGGGCTCTCGAACCTGGGAGGAGGCTTAGTTTGCGAATCGGTGGGTGTTGTGCCAATCAATAAGCAGCAGCTTAAGATTGAGGCGATCAAGGAAAACCTGGGTCAAAATGGACGTTCAGCAGGATGA
- the hemE gene encoding uroporphyrinogen decarboxylase, producing MMLQNDLLLRAARGEQVERVPVWMMRQAGRILAEYRAVREKAGSFIQLATTPELAAEVTIQPVDLLGVDAAIIFSDILVVPEAMGLPYEMVEQRGPVFPQTVRTMKDLDSLHIADAEQDLGYVLEAIRIVKRDLQNRVPLIGFAGAPFTIFCYMTEGKGSKTFSVAKKLLYTDPAFAHTLLQKITDSTIAYLKAQVTAGANLIQIFDSWAGILSPEQYQTFSLPYIKQICDALVEAHGIEIPVTVFAKGAFFARQEIGTLSCSVVGLDWNMDPTESRQLIPDKTLQGNLDPCVLYSSFEQIRSEVRNMIDKFGKQRYIANLGHGVYPDTNPDKVRCFIEAVKEYGQV from the coding sequence ATGATGTTGCAAAATGACTTACTACTCCGGGCCGCACGGGGTGAGCAGGTAGAACGCGTACCCGTCTGGATGATGCGGCAGGCCGGGCGGATTCTGGCCGAGTACCGCGCTGTTCGGGAAAAAGCGGGAAGTTTTATTCAATTAGCTACGACGCCGGAATTGGCCGCCGAAGTAACCATCCAACCCGTTGATTTACTGGGCGTTGATGCCGCGATCATTTTCTCGGATATCCTGGTAGTGCCCGAAGCGATGGGACTTCCCTATGAAATGGTTGAGCAACGGGGACCGGTTTTTCCGCAGACGGTCCGCACGATGAAAGACCTCGATAGCCTGCACATTGCTGACGCAGAGCAGGATTTGGGCTACGTGCTGGAAGCCATTCGGATTGTTAAACGGGATCTTCAGAACCGGGTGCCGCTCATTGGTTTTGCCGGTGCGCCGTTCACGATTTTCTGTTACATGACGGAGGGCAAAGGCTCGAAAACCTTTTCGGTTGCCAAGAAATTACTTTATACTGACCCTGCTTTTGCGCACACCTTACTGCAAAAAATCACGGATAGCACCATTGCTTACCTAAAAGCGCAGGTAACAGCGGGGGCTAATCTGATTCAGATTTTTGATTCCTGGGCTGGTATTTTATCCCCCGAACAATACCAAACGTTCTCGCTGCCTTACATCAAGCAAATTTGTGATGCGCTGGTGGAAGCACACGGTATAGAGATTCCGGTTACCGTTTTTGCTAAAGGTGCTTTCTTCGCCCGCCAAGAAATTGGAACGCTAAGCTGCTCCGTGGTAGGACTGGACTGGAACATGGACCCGACAGAATCGCGGCAGCTCATTCCTGATAAAACGCTTCAGGGAAACCTTGACCCTTGTGTGCTTTATTCGAGCTTTGAACAGATTCGCTCGGAAGTGCGGAATATGATCGACAAGTTTGGAAAACAGCGCTATATCGCCAACCTGGGACACGGCGTTTATCCAGATACCAATCCAGATAAAGTACGGTGTTTTATTGAAGCCGTTAAAGAATACGGACAAGTTTAA
- a CDS encoding TetR/AcrR family transcriptional regulator encodes MPVQKITREEILKKAMRLFKRQGYHRTSMDDLAKECGVLKGSFYYYFSSKEALMKEVLQYVNAYNKAHVLTIAYEEAIPPKQRLEQLLDALFDVLFQSEGGCLMGNTVLETALITDEFKEPLQTHFNNIINAVAHIYQHVYSPQKAVELAQQLAIDIQGSLVMIKLFGNEKLLLNCRERALKHLENTKSN; translated from the coding sequence ATGCCCGTTCAGAAAATTACCCGCGAAGAAATCCTGAAAAAAGCCATGCGGCTGTTTAAGCGACAAGGCTATCACCGCACCTCAATGGACGATTTAGCGAAAGAATGCGGGGTGTTAAAGGGTAGCTTTTATTACTATTTCAGCAGCAAAGAAGCCCTGATGAAGGAAGTGCTTCAGTACGTCAATGCGTACAACAAAGCGCACGTGCTGACTATCGCTTACGAAGAGGCAATACCGCCGAAGCAGCGGCTAGAGCAGTTACTGGACGCTTTATTCGACGTGTTGTTCCAATCGGAAGGAGGGTGCCTGATGGGAAACACCGTGCTGGAAACAGCGCTAATTACAGACGAATTCAAGGAGCCGCTCCAGACGCATTTTAACAACATCATCAATGCCGTTGCTCATATTTATCAGCATGTCTACAGTCCGCAAAAAGCCGTGGAACTGGCGCAACAATTAGCCATTGACATTCAGGGGAGTTTGGTGATGATCAAACTATTCGGGAACGAAAAGCTACTTCTCAACTGTCGGGAGCGGGCATTAAAACACCTGGAAAATACCAAATCCAACTAA
- the fabF gene encoding beta-ketoacyl-ACP synthase II, whose amino-acid sequence MELKRVVVTGLGALTPIGNTVDAFWEGLIQGKSGAAPITKFDTTHFKTKFACEVKGFDPLQFLDKKEARKMDEYSQYALVVADEAVRDANLLSDQLDTNRVGVIWASGIGGMYSFQEEVIAYGANNRVPRFNPFFITKMIGNMASGLISMRYGFRGVNFAPVSACASATHALIDAFNYIRLGKVDVVVAGGSEAVVTEVAVGGFSSMKALSERNDDPPRASRPFDRDRDGFVLGEGAGALILEEYEHAKARGAKIYAELVGTGATADAYHMTATHPEGLGARLAMTESLREAGLQPTDVDYMNVHATSTSVGDISEAQAIQKIFGENPEHLHISATKSMTGHLLGAAGAIEAVAGVLAIQNNTIPPTINLENVDERISPNLNLTPNVAVQKRVDVVMSNTFGFGGHNAIVVFRRV is encoded by the coding sequence ATGGAATTAAAACGAGTTGTCGTTACTGGTTTAGGCGCATTAACGCCCATTGGAAACACCGTAGATGCCTTTTGGGAAGGCTTAATCCAGGGCAAAAGCGGTGCCGCCCCGATCACTAAATTTGATACCACGCACTTTAAAACCAAGTTTGCCTGCGAAGTGAAAGGGTTTGATCCACTCCAGTTTCTGGATAAGAAAGAAGCCCGGAAAATGGATGAATACAGCCAGTATGCCTTGGTGGTGGCTGACGAAGCGGTACGCGATGCGAACCTGCTGAGCGACCAATTGGATACCAACCGCGTGGGGGTTATCTGGGCGTCGGGCATTGGCGGTATGTATAGCTTTCAGGAAGAAGTAATTGCCTATGGAGCCAACAACCGGGTGCCGCGCTTCAACCCGTTTTTTATTACCAAAATGATTGGGAACATGGCTTCCGGCCTGATCTCGATGCGGTATGGTTTTCGGGGCGTAAATTTTGCGCCAGTATCGGCCTGTGCCTCAGCAACGCACGCCCTGATTGATGCGTTTAATTACATCCGCTTAGGAAAGGTTGATGTAGTTGTGGCGGGTGGTTCCGAAGCGGTGGTGACGGAAGTGGCCGTTGGTGGGTTTAGCTCAATGAAAGCCTTGTCGGAGCGAAACGACGATCCACCCCGTGCTTCGCGGCCTTTCGACCGGGATCGGGACGGCTTTGTGTTGGGTGAAGGCGCCGGTGCCTTGATTTTGGAAGAATACGAACACGCCAAAGCCCGTGGCGCCAAAATTTACGCCGAGTTGGTGGGAACCGGGGCAACCGCCGACGCGTACCACATGACGGCTACCCACCCGGAAGGCCTAGGCGCACGACTCGCCATGACGGAGTCACTTCGGGAAGCGGGTTTGCAACCTACCGATGTAGATTACATGAACGTTCATGCAACCTCCACGTCCGTAGGCGACATCAGCGAAGCGCAGGCCATTCAGAAAATATTCGGTGAAAACCCTGAGCATCTGCACATCAGCGCAACAAAATCCATGACCGGGCACTTGCTGGGCGCGGCGGGGGCTATCGAAGCCGTGGCGGGCGTTCTGGCCATCCAGAACAATACCATCCCACCCACCATCAATCTGGAAAACGTGGATGAGCGAATCAGTCCAAACCTGAATTTAACGCCCAATGTCGCTGTGCAAAAGCGGGTTGATGTGGTAATGAGCAACACATTTGGCTTTGGTGGACACAACGCCATTGTTGTTTTTCGGCGCGTTTAG
- a CDS encoding alpha/beta hydrolase family esterase, whose product MRHFLVIFLLTLIAGTAQSQLVSDSILIEGNYRSFHFLKPAKANASLIFVLHGSGGNGLGNRSGAKKLEDIAPAENILLVYPDGYKRYWNECRKTAQSAANLENINDNAFFEQMIRFFEQKYQINSKQVFAVGTSGGGHMAYKLALTMPERFRAITALISSLPDTNNLDCPEKRVPIPVMIVNGTADRTNPYEGGEVKTGAISLGLVRSTDRTFQYWSELAGYKDQPTKTLLPDTDPKDGKTIERYTYSKKGKPEVTLLKVIGGQHDYPNDINVYLEAWDFFKRQVKR is encoded by the coding sequence ATGCGACACTTTTTAGTTATTTTTCTTCTAACTCTGATTGCCGGAACTGCCCAGAGCCAACTCGTCAGCGATTCGATTCTGATCGAAGGAAATTACCGTAGTTTTCATTTTCTCAAACCTGCAAAAGCCAATGCGTCGCTAATCTTTGTCCTGCATGGCTCAGGCGGCAACGGACTGGGCAACCGCAGCGGTGCCAAAAAGCTGGAAGACATAGCTCCCGCCGAAAATATTTTACTGGTTTACCCCGACGGTTATAAACGGTATTGGAACGAATGCCGGAAAACAGCGCAGTCGGCGGCTAACCTGGAAAACATCAACGACAACGCATTTTTTGAGCAGATGATCCGGTTTTTTGAACAGAAATACCAAATCAACTCAAAACAGGTTTTTGCCGTTGGTACATCGGGGGGTGGCCATATGGCGTATAAACTGGCGCTGACAATGCCGGAAAGATTCCGGGCGATAACGGCGCTCATCTCTAGTCTTCCCGATACCAATAATCTGGATTGCCCCGAAAAACGCGTCCCGATTCCCGTGATGATTGTCAACGGCACCGCCGACCGGACAAATCCGTACGAAGGCGGCGAAGTTAAAACAGGAGCGATCAGTCTGGGCCTTGTGCGTTCCACGGATCGGACGTTTCAATACTGGTCTGAACTGGCCGGTTACAAAGATCAACCGACCAAAACGCTTCTGCCTGATACCGATCCCAAGGACGGCAAAACCATTGAGCGCTACACGTACTCGAAGAAAGGAAAACCCGAGGTAACGTTGTTAAAAGTAATCGGCGGGCAGCATGATTACCCCAATGACATTAATGTCTATCTGGAAGCCTGGGATTTTTTCAAAAGACAAGTAAAGCGCTGA
- a CDS encoding sialate O-acetylesterase, whose translation MKTPSLINAFFGICLVAILLAFKQDTPPRLQLFLLIGQSNMAGRGVPEAEDQQPHSRVWTLTKEQTWVPARDPLHFDKPKVVGVGPGLAFAKRLAEQYPAMNIGLIPCAVGGSGIDVWKPGAYYEATKSHPYDDALARAKKALENGTLAGFLWHQGESDSKPGNTAVYGQKLAELVQRLRSDLNAPNVPFVVGTLGDFVVKRNPNAQIINETLQQATKKIPNSYFIVSAGLTHIGDSTHFDAASARTLGRRYADAFIQHKLLKNKP comes from the coding sequence ATGAAAACACCGTCCCTGATCAACGCCTTCTTTGGCATCTGCCTCGTGGCTATCTTGCTGGCTTTTAAACAGGATACCCCCCCTCGTTTACAGTTATTTCTGCTGATTGGTCAATCCAATATGGCTGGACGCGGGGTGCCCGAAGCGGAAGACCAGCAACCCCATTCCCGCGTCTGGACGTTAACCAAAGAACAAACCTGGGTTCCTGCCCGCGATCCGTTGCACTTCGACAAACCGAAAGTGGTGGGCGTCGGACCGGGCCTGGCTTTTGCTAAACGCCTCGCTGAACAATACCCGGCCATGAACATTGGCCTGATTCCCTGTGCTGTGGGTGGTTCGGGAATTGATGTCTGGAAGCCAGGCGCTTATTACGAAGCCACGAAGTCGCACCCGTATGATGATGCGCTGGCGCGGGCCAAAAAAGCGCTCGAAAACGGAACCTTGGCTGGCTTTCTCTGGCACCAGGGCGAATCTGATTCCAAACCGGGTAACACGGCGGTGTATGGCCAAAAGCTGGCTGAGTTGGTGCAACGGCTTCGAAGCGACCTGAATGCACCAAATGTGCCGTTTGTCGTAGGAACGTTGGGAGATTTTGTGGTTAAACGGAATCCGAATGCGCAAATTATTAACGAAACGCTTCAGCAGGCAACGAAAAAGATTCCCAACTCTTATTTTATCGTATCCGCTGGACTAACCCACATCGGTGACTCCACGCACTTTGACGCGGCTTCGGCCCGGACCTTGGGCCGACGCTACGCCGACGCCTTCATTCAGCATAAATTGTTAAAAAACAAACCATGA
- a CDS encoding alpha-L-fucosidase, with amino-acid sequence MPKLSLLVLFLLNACYVMAQKTAPPTPYGAIPSPQQVAWQQMEYYMFIHFGPNTFTNKEWGHGDEDPKVFNPTKLDARQWARTAKAAGMKAIIITAKHHDGFCLWPSKFSTHTVRESAWKDGKGDVLRELSNACKEYGLKFGVYLSPWDRNHPAYGTPEYNQIFAKTLDEVLSSYGNVFEQWFDGANGEGANGKKQEYDWPLFRSVVFKHQPKAIIFSDIGPGCRWMGNESGIAGETNWSTLNTDGFGMGHNAPPTQVLNQGNENGKYWIPAEVDVSIRPGWFYSPDTDTRVKTLTHLQKIYYSSIGRNSNLLLNVPVSREGLIHPNDSTRLMEFRKLVDESFKTNLALGKTVTASAFRGNDKQFNPKNLSDGKYDTYWATDDAVRQASLVVDLGKPTEINRVVLQEYIPLGQRVKAFKVEAWNGSKFETIDQQTTIGYKRILAFPTLKTAKVRVTILEANACPVLSELAIYKAPELLANPEIARSKQGMVSISSEVTDPVIRYTTDGSEPTLASTRYTAPFELAKGGTVKAKAFIKNGAESSETILAAFDLAPTKWSLVATPGTDKAAAERAIDSNPKTIWQSNRKEGAKLPSELVINLGETLTLSGFTYTPRQDGNQGGTIYQYSFYVSENGSDWTPMLENSTFGNIKNNPIKQEVKFSKAAKAQFIKLVALSTVNENENWASAAEIGVLTQ; translated from the coding sequence ATGCCAAAACTGTCTCTTCTGGTGCTATTTTTATTGAACGCCTGCTATGTAATGGCGCAAAAAACGGCCCCGCCTACTCCTTACGGTGCCATTCCTAGCCCTCAGCAGGTGGCCTGGCAGCAAATGGAGTATTACATGTTCATCCATTTTGGTCCAAATACCTTTACGAATAAGGAGTGGGGGCACGGTGACGAAGATCCCAAGGTGTTCAACCCGACCAAACTGGATGCGCGCCAGTGGGCCAGAACAGCCAAGGCGGCGGGTATGAAAGCCATTATCATCACGGCAAAGCACCACGATGGCTTTTGCCTTTGGCCCAGCAAATTCAGCACCCATACCGTTCGGGAAAGTGCCTGGAAAGACGGCAAAGGCGATGTTTTGCGCGAACTGTCCAACGCCTGTAAAGAGTATGGGCTAAAATTTGGTGTGTATCTGTCGCCCTGGGATCGAAACCACCCGGCTTACGGCACGCCCGAATACAACCAGATTTTTGCCAAAACGCTGGATGAAGTCCTGTCTAGTTACGGAAATGTGTTTGAGCAATGGTTCGACGGGGCGAATGGCGAAGGCGCAAATGGCAAAAAGCAGGAATATGACTGGCCGCTGTTTCGAAGCGTTGTTTTCAAGCACCAGCCGAAAGCCATCATTTTTAGCGACATTGGCCCCGGCTGCCGCTGGATGGGCAATGAATCGGGAATTGCCGGGGAAACAAACTGGTCAACCCTGAACACCGATGGCTTCGGAATGGGGCACAATGCGCCGCCAACCCAGGTGCTGAACCAAGGGAATGAAAACGGAAAATACTGGATTCCGGCGGAGGTGGACGTTTCCATTCGTCCAGGCTGGTTTTATAGTCCGGACACCGACACCCGGGTGAAAACGCTGACGCATTTGCAGAAAATTTACTACTCGTCCATCGGACGGAACAGCAATTTGTTGCTCAATGTGCCCGTATCCCGCGAAGGATTGATTCATCCGAATGATTCAACTCGCCTGATGGAATTCCGAAAATTGGTAGACGAGTCGTTCAAAACCAACCTGGCGCTGGGCAAAACGGTGACCGCTTCGGCTTTTCGCGGGAACGATAAACAATTTAATCCCAAGAATTTATCGGACGGAAAGTACGATACGTATTGGGCCACGGATGACGCCGTTCGGCAGGCGTCGCTGGTGGTTGATTTAGGCAAACCAACGGAAATCAACCGGGTGGTTTTGCAGGAATACATTCCGTTGGGCCAACGCGTCAAAGCCTTCAAGGTAGAAGCCTGGAATGGCTCAAAATTTGAAACCATCGACCAGCAGACAACCATTGGTTATAAGCGGATTCTGGCGTTTCCGACGCTGAAAACAGCCAAAGTACGCGTGACAATCCTGGAAGCCAATGCCTGCCCAGTGCTGTCTGAACTGGCAATTTACAAAGCGCCGGAACTGCTGGCAAATCCCGAAATTGCTCGCAGCAAACAGGGAATGGTTAGTATTTCGTCAGAAGTAACCGATCCGGTGATTCGCTATACGACCGATGGCTCAGAACCGACGCTGGCCTCAACGCGCTACACAGCACCTTTTGAATTAGCGAAAGGGGGAACCGTGAAAGCCAAAGCCTTCATTAAAAACGGCGCGGAATCGAGCGAAACCATCCTGGCCGCGTTTGATCTGGCACCTACGAAATGGAGCCTGGTTGCTACGCCGGGAACCGATAAAGCCGCTGCCGAAAGAGCCATTGATTCCAACCCGAAAACCATCTGGCAAAGCAACCGGAAAGAAGGCGCTAAACTGCCGTCAGAACTGGTGATTAATTTGGGAGAAACCTTGACACTGAGCGGATTTACCTATACGCCTCGTCAGGATGGCAACCAGGGCGGTACCATTTATCAGTACAGTTTCTACGTTAGCGAAAACGGGTCAGATTGGACGCCAATGCTGGAAAACAGCACGTTTGGGAATATTAAAAATAACCCGATCAAACAGGAAGTGAAGTTTTCGAAAGCGGCAAAAGCGCAGTTTATCAAGTTAGTGGCGCTTTCAACCGTGAATGAAAACGAAAATTGGGCCTCAGCCGCCGAAATAGGCGTGCTGACTCAATAA
- a CDS encoding AIR synthase related protein: MTQATDRYSQRGVSASKEDVHNAIANLDKGLFPKAFCKIVPDTLAGDPDYCTIMHADGAGTKSSLAYLYWKETGDLSVWRGIAQDAVVMNTDDLICVGATGPMLLSSTIGRNKNLIPGEVIAEIINGTEEVLAMLRSHGVDIYSTGGETADVGDLVRTVIVDSTVIARMKRADVISNDQIQAGDVIVGLASYGQATYEKTYNGGMGSNGLTSARHDILAHYLADQYPESFDPQVDKSLIYSGSKKLTDAVAETGLNVGQLILSPTRTYAPVAKALLEELRPHIHGMVHCSGGAQTKVLHFIENLHVIKNNLFPIPPLFRLIQQESGTSWQEMYKVFNMGHRLEIYLSEEHAQRVIDIATQFGIEAQVIGRVEAFSTKKVTVQSEAGTFEYF; this comes from the coding sequence ATGACTCAAGCAACTGATCGCTATAGCCAACGGGGCGTTTCTGCTTCCAAGGAAGACGTTCACAACGCCATCGCCAATCTGGATAAAGGCCTGTTTCCCAAAGCGTTTTGCAAAATTGTGCCCGATACGCTGGCTGGCGATCCGGATTATTGCACCATCATGCACGCCGACGGCGCCGGCACCAAATCGTCACTAGCCTATCTATATTGGAAAGAAACGGGCGACCTGTCGGTTTGGCGCGGTATTGCGCAGGACGCTGTGGTCATGAACACCGACGATCTGATTTGCGTAGGAGCCACGGGGCCGATGTTGCTCTCGTCGACCATTGGCCGCAACAAAAATCTGATTCCGGGCGAGGTAATTGCCGAAATCATCAACGGAACGGAAGAAGTCCTGGCCATGCTGCGTAGCCACGGCGTTGACATCTACAGCACGGGCGGCGAAACAGCCGACGTGGGTGATCTGGTTCGGACAGTGATTGTGGACAGTACGGTGATTGCGCGCATGAAACGGGCCGATGTCATCAGCAACGACCAGATTCAGGCGGGCGACGTTATCGTTGGACTGGCTTCGTATGGCCAGGCAACCTACGAAAAAACCTACAACGGCGGCATGGGCAGCAACGGGCTGACTTCTGCCCGCCACGATATTCTGGCGCATTACCTGGCCGATCAATATCCCGAAAGTTTTGATCCACAGGTAGACAAGAGCCTGATTTACAGCGGCTCGAAAAAGTTAACGGATGCCGTAGCGGAGACAGGGCTGAATGTTGGCCAGCTTATTTTATCACCAACGCGCACCTACGCCCCCGTTGCCAAGGCGCTCCTTGAAGAGCTGCGTCCTCATATTCACGGCATGGTGCATTGCTCCGGTGGCGCCCAAACCAAGGTGCTTCATTTTATTGAGAACCTGCACGTTATAAAAAATAATCTCTTCCCTATTCCGCCCTTGTTCCGGCTTATTCAGCAGGAAAGCGGAACCAGCTGGCAGGAAATGTACAAAGTTTTCAACATGGGCCATCGACTGGAAATTTACCTCTCGGAAGAACATGCCCAGCGCGTTATCGATATTGCAACCCAGTTCGGCATCGAGGCTCAAGTGATTGGCCGTGTCGAGGCGTTTTCGACCAAAAAAGTTACGGTACAAAGCGAGGCCGGCACATTCGAGTATTTCTGA
- a CDS encoding Kelch repeat-containing protein, whose protein sequence is MKSSILLTSLLLAGSVGSYAQSWQRVTAKNECETRHENAAALVGDSLYAIGGRGMKPLEALNLKTLMWKKLPAPPLEMNHFQAITYNGEIYVMGAFEGKYPHEVPIPNIYIYNPKKGQWRKGPEIPVERRRGSAGVVVYKDKIYMVCGIVDGHYDGNVDWFDEYNPKTNTWSQLPVAPRTRDHLSVAIVDDKLVVAGGRRSQAKINRVAETTLGEVDIYNFKTGQWTTLPESGNIPTQRAGNTTVAKDGKVWVIGGESPQVLSHNETEIFDPKTNKWTAGPKLLQGRHGTQAVVHQNNIYIIAGSANHGGGPELSTVEVLK, encoded by the coding sequence ATGAAAAGTTCTATTCTGCTAACGTCTTTACTGCTCGCCGGGTCGGTGGGCAGCTACGCGCAAAGCTGGCAACGCGTCACGGCTAAAAACGAGTGCGAAACCCGTCACGAGAACGCCGCTGCGCTGGTTGGCGACAGTTTGTATGCCATTGGCGGGCGGGGCATGAAACCACTTGAGGCCTTGAATCTGAAAACCTTAATGTGGAAGAAACTACCAGCGCCCCCGCTCGAAATGAACCACTTTCAGGCAATTACGTACAACGGTGAGATTTATGTTATGGGGGCTTTCGAAGGCAAATACCCGCACGAAGTTCCCATTCCGAATATTTACATCTACAACCCCAAAAAAGGCCAGTGGCGAAAAGGGCCGGAAATTCCGGTGGAACGGCGGCGCGGATCAGCGGGCGTGGTGGTGTATAAAGATAAAATTTACATGGTTTGCGGCATCGTGGATGGGCATTATGACGGTAACGTAGACTGGTTCGACGAATACAACCCGAAAACAAATACCTGGAGCCAGCTTCCGGTGGCGCCCCGCACCCGCGACCACCTGAGCGTGGCCATTGTCGACGATAAACTGGTCGTAGCCGGGGGACGCCGGTCGCAGGCTAAAATCAACCGCGTGGCTGAAACAACCCTGGGCGAAGTTGATATTTACAATTTTAAAACGGGCCAGTGGACCACCCTGCCAGAGTCGGGCAACATCCCGACGCAACGCGCCGGAAACACTACCGTAGCCAAAGATGGCAAGGTTTGGGTCATTGGCGGGGAAAGTCCGCAGGTGCTTTCGCACAACGAAACCGAGATTTTTGATCCCAAGACCAACAAATGGACGGCGGGACCAAAACTGCTTCAGGGGCGGCACGGAACCCAGGCGGTTGTGCACCAAAATAACATCTACATCATTGCCGGTTCGGCCAATCACGGGGGTGGTCCGGAGCTAAGTACGGTTGAAGTATTGAAATAA